From Ciconia boyciana chromosome 29, ASM3463844v1, whole genome shotgun sequence, one genomic window encodes:
- the LOC140644829 gene encoding uncharacterized protein isoform X2 encodes MMESGKRNVDLDNPYSANQENHRRTQWGLNSLSVSLLEERDAKIRKLTEEFESDTDLEECDTENGELTAEIDSLTAELEERDRKISKLTSDLGECNAKIKERDRKITKLAAEIRRLTALLGDRDSRLRKLTAELAKCDATIRVFTGELGERHTKIGELTAEVGDCNRKLRKHAAELEERDVKIRENEAEIRRLTELLEDRDSEVREQDAVIRKLTEELEELKDRKADESSEELEESDLERDELAEELDEVTEELGERDKKIEEITEELAERTARIGELTTQLGERDTKIGELSAEIEKRDRKIDELAAELEEYKAKMRKCIKEHRKEEEKMANVTLDPETAHPRLILSKDQKSVRWEYMLQESPDSPERFDADPCVLGCEVFTSGRHYWVVDLEEGQYCAVGVSKESLQRKGPISFNPEEGIWAVQQWGFKNRALTSPPTLLNLPRVPRKIRISLDYEWGEVAFFDVENKIPIFTFPPASFAGERIRPWFWVELGSLSLVR; translated from the exons ATGATGGAGTCAG ggAAAAGGAATGTGGATCTTG ACAACCCCTATAGTGCGAACCAAGAAAACCACAGAAGGACCCAATGGGGGCTaaattctctctctgtctctcttttagAAGAAAGGGATGCAAAAATCA gGAAGTTAACGGAAGAATTTG AAAGCGACACGGACCTTG AGGAATGTGACACAGAAAATG gCGAACTTACAGCAGAGATCG acagtCTGACTGCAGAGCTTG agGAACGTGATAGAAAAATCA GCAAGCTAACATCAGATCTGG gtGAATGCAATGCAAAAATCA aggaACGTGATAGAAAAATTA ccaAGCTCGCAGCAGAAATAC GTAGACTCACTGCGCTGCTTG gGGACCGCGACTCCAGGCTTC gGAAGCTCACTGCAGAGCTTG caaagtGTGATGCAACGATTA gaGTATTTACGGGGGAGCTTG GAGAGCGGCACACCAAAATAG GTGAACTTACTGCAGAAGTCG ggGACTGCAACAGAAAACTTC GGAAACACGCGGCAGAACTTG AGGAACGGGACGTGAAAATCA ggGAAAATGAAGCGGAGATAA gGCGCCTTACGGAGCTGCTCG aggaCCGAGATTCGGAAGTTC gagAACAGGATGCTGTCATTC gaaaattgaCGGAAGAGCTTG agGAATTAAAGGATCGGAAAGCTG ATGAATCTTCTGAGGAGCTTg AGGAGAGTGATCTAGAAAGGG aCGAACTCGCCGAAGAACTTG ATGAAGTCACTGAAGAACTTG GGGAACGTGATAAAAAAAtag agGAAATCACTGAAGAGCTTG CGGAACGGACTGCACGGATCG GTGAACTCACTACACAGCTGG gaGAACGTGATACCAAAATTG gTGAACTATCTGCAGAAATCG aAAAACGTGATAGAAAAATTG atGAACTCGCTGCAGAGCTTG Aggaatacaaagcaaaaatgc gaaaatgcATCAAAGAGCACA ggaaagaggaagaaaaaatgg cAAATGTGACGCTGGACCCGGAGACAGCCCACCCCCGCCTCATCCTCTCCAAGGATCAGAAGAGCGTGAGATGGGAATACATGCTGCAGGAGTCTCCCGACAGCCCCGAGCGGTTTGATGCCGATCCTTGTGTGCTGGGTTGCGAAGTCTTCACCTCCGGGAGACACTACTGGGTGGTGGATCTAGAAGAAGGACAGTACTGCGCCGTTGGAGTCAGCAAAGAGtctctgcagaggaagggaCCCATCAGCTTTAATCCCGAGGAAGGGATCTGGGCGGTGCAGCAATGGGGATTTAAGAACCGTGCCCTCACCTCCCCTCCAACCCTCCTTAACCTGCCGCGGGTCCCCAGAAAGATCCGGATCTCTCTAGACTACGAATGGGGAGAGGTGGCGTTTTTTGACGTTGAGAACAAAATACCGATCTTCACTTTTCCTCCGGCTTCCTTTGCTGGGGAGCGGATCCGGCCGTGGTTCTGGGTGGAGCTGGGCTCGCTCTCTCTGGTCCGATGA
- the LOC140644829 gene encoding uncharacterized protein isoform X1, with protein MMESGKRNVDLDNPYSANQENHRRTQWGLNSLSVSLLEERDAKIRKLTEEFEESDTDLEECDTENGELTAEIDSLTAELEERDRKISKLTSDLGECNAKIKERDRKITKLAAEIRRLTALLGDRDSRLRKLTAELAKCDATIRVFTGELGERHTKIGELTAEVGDCNRKLRKHAAELEERDVKIRENEAEIRRLTELLEDRDSEVREQDAVIRKLTEELEELKDRKADESSEELEESDLERDELAEELDEVTEELGERDKKIEEITEELAERTARIGELTTQLGERDTKIGELSAEIEKRDRKIDELAAELEEYKAKMRKCIKEHRKEEEKMANVTLDPETAHPRLILSKDQKSVRWEYMLQESPDSPERFDADPCVLGCEVFTSGRHYWVVDLEEGQYCAVGVSKESLQRKGPISFNPEEGIWAVQQWGFKNRALTSPPTLLNLPRVPRKIRISLDYEWGEVAFFDVENKIPIFTFPPASFAGERIRPWFWVELGSLSLVR; from the exons ATGATGGAGTCAG ggAAAAGGAATGTGGATCTTG ACAACCCCTATAGTGCGAACCAAGAAAACCACAGAAGGACCCAATGGGGGCTaaattctctctctgtctctcttttagAAGAAAGGGATGCAAAAATCA gGAAGTTAACGGAAGAATTTG AAGAAAGCGACACGGACCTTG AGGAATGTGACACAGAAAATG gCGAACTTACAGCAGAGATCG acagtCTGACTGCAGAGCTTG agGAACGTGATAGAAAAATCA GCAAGCTAACATCAGATCTGG gtGAATGCAATGCAAAAATCA aggaACGTGATAGAAAAATTA ccaAGCTCGCAGCAGAAATAC GTAGACTCACTGCGCTGCTTG gGGACCGCGACTCCAGGCTTC gGAAGCTCACTGCAGAGCTTG caaagtGTGATGCAACGATTA gaGTATTTACGGGGGAGCTTG GAGAGCGGCACACCAAAATAG GTGAACTTACTGCAGAAGTCG ggGACTGCAACAGAAAACTTC GGAAACACGCGGCAGAACTTG AGGAACGGGACGTGAAAATCA ggGAAAATGAAGCGGAGATAA gGCGCCTTACGGAGCTGCTCG aggaCCGAGATTCGGAAGTTC gagAACAGGATGCTGTCATTC gaaaattgaCGGAAGAGCTTG agGAATTAAAGGATCGGAAAGCTG ATGAATCTTCTGAGGAGCTTg AGGAGAGTGATCTAGAAAGGG aCGAACTCGCCGAAGAACTTG ATGAAGTCACTGAAGAACTTG GGGAACGTGATAAAAAAAtag agGAAATCACTGAAGAGCTTG CGGAACGGACTGCACGGATCG GTGAACTCACTACACAGCTGG gaGAACGTGATACCAAAATTG gTGAACTATCTGCAGAAATCG aAAAACGTGATAGAAAAATTG atGAACTCGCTGCAGAGCTTG Aggaatacaaagcaaaaatgc gaaaatgcATCAAAGAGCACA ggaaagaggaagaaaaaatgg cAAATGTGACGCTGGACCCGGAGACAGCCCACCCCCGCCTCATCCTCTCCAAGGATCAGAAGAGCGTGAGATGGGAATACATGCTGCAGGAGTCTCCCGACAGCCCCGAGCGGTTTGATGCCGATCCTTGTGTGCTGGGTTGCGAAGTCTTCACCTCCGGGAGACACTACTGGGTGGTGGATCTAGAAGAAGGACAGTACTGCGCCGTTGGAGTCAGCAAAGAGtctctgcagaggaagggaCCCATCAGCTTTAATCCCGAGGAAGGGATCTGGGCGGTGCAGCAATGGGGATTTAAGAACCGTGCCCTCACCTCCCCTCCAACCCTCCTTAACCTGCCGCGGGTCCCCAGAAAGATCCGGATCTCTCTAGACTACGAATGGGGAGAGGTGGCGTTTTTTGACGTTGAGAACAAAATACCGATCTTCACTTTTCCTCCGGCTTCCTTTGCTGGGGAGCGGATCCGGCCGTGGTTCTGGGTGGAGCTGGGCTCGCTCTCTCTGGTCCGATGA